From one Streptomyces sp. R41 genomic stretch:
- a CDS encoding N-6 DNA methylase, producing the protein MPQPSAQVTAAEISRIAGVTRATVSNWRRRHDDFPAPAGGNETSPLYDLETVRAWLRSRGQTSAAAPAEELRTLLRLHPAGAGPAAPLLPLVLATSRRSPHELSELADLPDADLAARADAAVADLTGTLPQTEAAPFTAADAAIVRALIHCVREEGAQAAVDVLAERELEDSASTGTYQTPDRLADLMARLLPADAARVLDPACGSGTLLAAAARHGARELYGQDALPVQAQRSAVRLLLAMPDAAVAVRAGDSLRHDAFPQPPVDAVLCNPPYGDRDWGHDELAYDPRWAYGVPPRMESELAWIQHALAHLHPGGYAVLLLPPATAARASGRRVRAELVRGGALRAVVALPSGAAAPLHIGLQLWILQTPQPDGPDRASVLFVDAGAERQQDRPRNRADSTLGSSGTRRRRDTLDWAELTDTVLAHWTAFRANPESFSDEPGIARVVPVLDLLDEVVDLTPARQVRALPAYIDPAQVARQADDHRKQLTEHANLLAETAQGTWQPTGDSPRQWRTATLSDLARGGALEILRAATDTREKTEGARWRAENTGRLVLHGTDIAEGAPASATFLDSIPLKSSPVIAEGDILVRVFTGDGGNMARLADKQDIGVLLGHDLYLLRPDPTRLDPWFLAGFVGAHDNITGASTGSTTVHLQPGRLRVPLLPLQEQRRYGEAFRRVRELRTAARQATDLASEYADLLTTGLTAGALLPPETAST; encoded by the coding sequence ATGCCCCAGCCGTCAGCCCAGGTGACAGCCGCGGAGATCTCCCGCATCGCGGGAGTCACACGCGCCACCGTCAGCAACTGGCGCCGCCGGCACGACGACTTCCCAGCACCAGCCGGCGGCAACGAGACCAGCCCGCTCTACGACCTGGAAACCGTGCGTGCCTGGCTGCGCTCCCGCGGCCAGACCTCCGCCGCCGCCCCAGCGGAGGAGCTACGCACCCTGTTGCGACTGCACCCCGCGGGCGCGGGCCCGGCCGCACCGCTGCTCCCCCTGGTCCTCGCCACCTCCCGCCGTTCCCCACACGAGCTGAGCGAGCTGGCCGACCTGCCGGACGCCGACCTCGCCGCACGCGCGGACGCCGCCGTCGCCGACCTCACCGGCACACTTCCGCAGACCGAGGCAGCCCCCTTCACGGCAGCCGACGCGGCCATCGTGCGGGCGCTGATCCACTGCGTACGGGAGGAGGGCGCCCAGGCCGCCGTCGACGTACTCGCCGAGCGGGAACTGGAGGACAGCGCCTCCACCGGCACCTATCAAACCCCCGACCGCCTGGCCGACCTCATGGCCCGCCTGCTGCCCGCGGACGCGGCCCGTGTCCTGGACCCCGCGTGCGGCAGCGGCACCCTGCTGGCCGCCGCCGCACGCCACGGCGCCCGCGAGCTGTACGGCCAGGACGCCCTGCCGGTGCAGGCCCAACGCAGCGCGGTACGCCTGCTGCTGGCCATGCCCGACGCGGCGGTGGCCGTACGGGCCGGCGACAGCCTGCGCCACGACGCCTTCCCGCAGCCCCCGGTCGACGCGGTGCTGTGCAACCCGCCCTACGGCGACCGCGACTGGGGCCACGACGAGCTGGCCTACGACCCCCGCTGGGCCTACGGCGTCCCGCCGCGCATGGAATCCGAACTCGCCTGGATCCAGCACGCCCTGGCCCACCTGCACCCCGGCGGGTACGCGGTGCTGCTGCTGCCCCCCGCCACCGCCGCCCGCGCCTCGGGCCGCCGCGTGCGCGCCGAACTGGTACGCGGCGGCGCCCTGCGCGCCGTCGTGGCCCTGCCGTCCGGCGCGGCCGCGCCCCTGCACATCGGCCTCCAGCTGTGGATCCTGCAGACCCCGCAGCCGGACGGCCCGGACCGCGCCTCGGTGCTGTTCGTGGACGCCGGCGCCGAGCGGCAACAGGACAGGCCACGCAACCGGGCCGACAGCACGCTCGGCTCATCGGGGACGCGCCGACGCCGCGACACCCTCGACTGGGCCGAGCTGACCGACACCGTGCTGGCCCACTGGACGGCCTTCCGCGCCAACCCGGAGTCCTTCTCCGACGAGCCCGGCATCGCCCGGGTCGTCCCCGTACTGGACCTCCTCGACGAGGTCGTCGACCTCACCCCGGCCCGCCAGGTCCGCGCCCTGCCCGCCTACATCGACCCGGCCCAGGTGGCACGGCAAGCCGACGACCACCGCAAGCAGCTCACCGAACACGCCAACCTCCTCGCCGAGACTGCTCAGGGCACATGGCAGCCCACCGGCGACTCCCCACGGCAGTGGCGCACGGCGACCCTCTCCGACCTCGCCCGCGGCGGCGCCCTGGAGATCCTGCGGGCGGCGACCGACACCCGGGAGAAGACCGAGGGCGCGCGATGGAGAGCCGAGAACACCGGACGGCTGGTCCTCCACGGAACCGACATCGCGGAAGGCGCACCCGCCTCCGCCACGTTCCTCGACAGCATTCCCCTGAAGTCGTCACCGGTCATCGCCGAAGGGGACATCCTGGTACGCGTGTTCACAGGGGACGGCGGAAACATGGCCCGACTGGCCGACAAGCAGGACATCGGCGTACTGCTCGGCCACGACCTCTACCTTCTGCGCCCCGACCCGACACGACTGGACCCCTGGTTCCTCGCGGGCTTCGTCGGCGCGCACGACAACATCACCGGGGCATCCACCGGCAGCACCACCGTCCACCTCCAACCCGGCCGACTGCGCGTACCGTTGCTGCCCCTGCAGGAGCAGCGCCGCTACGGCGAAGCCTTCCGCCGCGTCCGCGAACTACGCACCGCCGCCCGCCAGGCCACCGACCTCGCCAGCGAGTACGCGGACCTCCTGACCACCGGCCTGACAGCGGGCGCACTGCTCCCACCCGAGACCGCATCAACCTGA
- a CDS encoding ATP-binding protein, with product MAAEFAVSAVRHGRVSGRDFHLALACDAMTVRIEVTDTRTEGIPVVTTPTDLRDTGRGLLLVEYLADRWDWHPRQGGPAIRSGRTTSCRREADRPPPPLACRLPPRPCM from the coding sequence ATCGCTGCTGAGTTCGCTGTCAGCGCCGTCCGGCACGGCCGGGTCTCCGGCCGCGACTTCCACCTCGCGTTGGCCTGCGACGCCATGACCGTACGGATCGAGGTCACAGACACTCGCACCGAAGGCATACCGGTCGTAACGACGCCCACGGACCTCCGCGACACCGGCCGCGGCCTGCTCCTGGTTGAGTACCTCGCTGACCGCTGGGACTGGCACCCGCGCCAGGGCGGCCCGGCAATACGGTCTGGGCGGACTACGTCCTGTCGGCGCGAAGCCGACCGGCCGCCGCCCCCTCTCGCCTGTCGTCTACCGCCGCGCCCGTGCATGTAG
- a CDS encoding restriction endonuclease subunit S, producing the protein MTLGFEGLPGHWRTSRLDWVATVNARIGWKALTAAEYQPSGYAFLATPNIKSREIDFTNVNYISEFRYGESPELQLSEGDVLLTKDGFTIGTVNIVRYLPRPATVNGSIAVLRPFGIHPGFLYYVIASSAIQEHIWSVKDGMDVLHLFQRDIKKFPIPLPPFEEQRRIADFLDAETARIDGLNRATERQQKLVTERQVVAFHDSVQAEGGPDLNVIEPETANPDWRMLPLNHALNQLTNGYVGPTRDLFVDDGVRYLQSLHIKNGRIDFARKPYFVKQEWADERPRIRLGFEDLLIVQTGAIGEVGLVDDEYVGASCHALLIARTDRNILSPRYLWHAFRSHWGRSALLREQTGALHPHLEAGNVRFMKVPVPALDTQRRVVARTEEIAKDTVAVEHALSRRLRLQSERRQALITAAVTGQFDVSTASGRNVTDGVSA; encoded by the coding sequence GTGACGCTCGGATTCGAGGGCCTTCCCGGTCATTGGCGTACCTCTCGATTGGATTGGGTGGCAACTGTCAATGCTCGCATTGGCTGGAAAGCCCTGACTGCCGCAGAATACCAACCCAGCGGATACGCTTTTCTAGCGACACCGAACATCAAGAGTCGTGAAATCGACTTCACCAATGTCAACTACATCTCCGAGTTCCGGTACGGGGAATCACCGGAACTGCAACTCTCCGAAGGCGATGTCCTCCTCACCAAGGATGGATTCACCATCGGGACCGTCAATATCGTGCGCTATCTCCCTCGCCCAGCTACAGTAAACGGCTCTATCGCTGTGCTGCGTCCCTTTGGGATCCATCCGGGATTTCTGTATTACGTCATCGCAAGCAGCGCAATTCAGGAGCACATCTGGTCCGTAAAGGATGGCATGGATGTACTCCACCTGTTTCAGCGTGACATCAAGAAATTCCCAATCCCTCTTCCGCCGTTTGAGGAGCAGCGCCGCATCGCCGACTTCCTCGACGCCGAGACCGCTCGCATCGACGGACTGAATCGCGCAACCGAACGTCAACAGAAACTTGTCACGGAACGACAGGTCGTGGCATTCCACGACAGCGTTCAGGCTGAAGGTGGGCCTGATCTCAACGTGATCGAGCCTGAAACCGCTAACCCCGACTGGCGCATGCTGCCACTAAACCACGCATTGAATCAGCTGACGAATGGATATGTCGGCCCAACGCGCGACCTGTTCGTAGATGACGGGGTTCGCTATCTTCAGTCTCTGCACATCAAGAATGGCAGAATTGACTTCGCGCGAAAGCCGTACTTCGTGAAGCAGGAGTGGGCTGATGAACGGCCGCGGATTCGTCTCGGCTTCGAAGACCTTCTTATCGTCCAGACCGGCGCTATCGGTGAGGTCGGCCTAGTCGATGACGAGTATGTGGGCGCCAGCTGTCATGCCCTGCTTATCGCGCGGACCGACAGGAATATCCTCTCTCCTCGATACTTGTGGCATGCATTTCGAAGCCACTGGGGTCGGAGTGCGCTTTTGCGGGAGCAGACGGGGGCGCTGCACCCGCACCTAGAAGCTGGCAACGTGCGCTTCATGAAGGTTCCTGTTCCTGCTCTCGACACACAACGGCGTGTAGTGGCACGCACGGAAGAGATCGCCAAGGACACGGTGGCAGTCGAGCATGCTCTGTCTCGCCGATTGAGGTTGCAATCCGAGCGCCGTCAAGCCCTCATCACCGCCGCCGTAACCGGCCAGTTCGACGTCTCCACCGCCAGCGGGCGCAACGTAACGGACGGAGTGAGCGCGTAG
- a CDS encoding serine/threonine-protein kinase — MPQEAISDRYELLEELSHGGMGDVWRGYDAVLDRPVAVKLIRQASVTSPQLAEEFAKRFRREARITARIQHPGVPQVYDAVLDASYERLFLVMELVDGVPLSAYLDPGRPLPVSWAAAVAAQVATVLSYAHDVPVIHRDLKPGNILVSRDGTVKVLDFGIAAILRTDVTKLTATGSPIGTHQYMSPEQVRGGRITPQTDLYALGCVLHELLSGRVVFEAENEYLLMYQHVNAAPTPLRQLRPDVPEALEELVLHLLRKAPEARPADTQEVYARLLPFLPPPGGEPGTADAGPTGVPDPTGVFRRPFAPRARAQAPAPGGSTPTAVLPGAQPVPVPAQLREDIKEAYAHSDALLEEERFAQAAEVLGEVIEPAGLALGPESKQVLALRRQRAAIRLLGGDYRAALPEFDALADAYARIAGPTSEKARACRAQAARCRAELGQVTDALDALQGVLNVVRAVDSDASEEAVELRHNIGMLLLAQGRAVEARQVLEPLHQDMCMVFGPDDEMTVEIAEALAVIRLGIDGPAS; from the coding sequence GTGCCGCAGGAGGCGATCTCCGACCGTTACGAACTCCTGGAGGAGCTCAGCCACGGCGGCATGGGCGACGTGTGGCGCGGCTACGACGCCGTGCTCGACCGGCCCGTCGCCGTGAAGCTCATCCGGCAGGCGTCGGTCACCTCCCCGCAGCTGGCCGAGGAGTTCGCCAAACGCTTCCGCCGCGAGGCCCGCATCACCGCGCGCATCCAGCACCCCGGCGTGCCGCAGGTGTACGACGCGGTGCTCGACGCGTCGTACGAGCGGCTGTTCCTGGTGATGGAACTCGTCGACGGCGTACCGCTGTCCGCCTACCTCGACCCCGGCCGACCGCTGCCGGTCAGCTGGGCGGCAGCCGTCGCCGCACAGGTCGCGACCGTGCTGTCGTACGCGCACGACGTGCCGGTCATCCACCGAGACCTCAAGCCGGGCAACATCCTCGTCTCACGCGACGGCACCGTGAAGGTCCTCGACTTCGGCATCGCGGCGATCCTGCGCACCGACGTCACCAAACTGACCGCCACCGGCAGCCCCATCGGCACCCACCAGTACATGTCGCCCGAGCAGGTCCGCGGCGGACGCATCACCCCGCAGACCGACCTGTACGCGCTGGGCTGTGTGCTGCACGAACTCCTCAGCGGACGCGTCGTGTTCGAGGCGGAGAACGAATACCTGCTGATGTATCAGCACGTCAACGCCGCCCCCACCCCGCTGCGACAACTGCGGCCCGACGTCCCCGAGGCGCTGGAGGAGCTGGTCCTGCACCTGCTGCGCAAGGCGCCCGAGGCGCGGCCCGCCGACACACAGGAGGTGTACGCGCGGCTGCTGCCGTTCCTCCCGCCACCAGGCGGAGAACCCGGCACAGCCGATGCTGGGCCGACCGGCGTACCCGACCCGACGGGCGTGTTCCGTCGCCCTTTCGCACCCCGCGCCCGCGCCCAGGCCCCCGCACCCGGCGGTTCGACGCCGACAGCCGTCCTCCCAGGGGCCCAGCCGGTGCCCGTCCCCGCCCAGCTGCGCGAGGACATCAAGGAGGCGTACGCCCACTCCGACGCCCTGTTGGAGGAGGAGCGGTTCGCACAGGCCGCCGAGGTGCTCGGCGAAGTCATCGAACCCGCGGGCCTCGCCCTGGGCCCCGAGAGCAAGCAGGTCCTGGCGCTGCGCCGCCAGCGAGCAGCGATCCGCCTCCTCGGCGGCGACTACCGGGCCGCCCTGCCCGAATTCGACGCCCTCGCCGACGCGTACGCCCGCATCGCCGGACCCACCAGCGAGAAGGCCCGCGCCTGCCGCGCCCAGGCAGCCCGATGCCGCGCCGAACTCGGCCAGGTCACCGACGCGCTCGACGCGCTCCAGGGCGTGCTGAACGTCGTACGGGCCGTCGACAGCGACGCGAGCGAGGAAGCCGTGGAGCTACGGCACAACATAGGGATGCTGCTACTCGCCCAGGGCCGGGCCGTCGAAGCCCGGCAGGTCCTCGAACCGCTCCACCAGGACATGTGCATGGTGTTCGGCCCTGACGACGAGATGACCGTCGAGATCGCCGAGGCACTCGCCGTGATCCGCCTCGGCATCGACGGTCCAGCTTCCTGA
- a CDS encoding type I restriction endonuclease subunit R, with protein MSPIHTESAFGDAIVAAMVERGWREARSQDYRADLGLDTNELFTFIGATQPDEWNELLTVYGGDPNEAQRGFAGRLDQAIATNGLLDVLRNGVKDRGVLLRVAYFKPNLVAHDSVLDGYRANRLTVVRELEYATKQADWGNRLDLALFLNGIPVATAELKNPLTKQGVEQAKEQYRTDRDPTELIFTRRVVANFAVDSDLVFVATQLKGEKTRFLPFNTGSNGPGQPGGAGNPAPTAYGTYATSYLWEQVWQPDNWLDLLQRFVHLHKSKTPGGGTTKTMVFPRFQQWDAVKKLTAHAATHGAGHDYLVMASAGSGKSNTIGWLAHRLSDLHTPTGPSELDAEAVAKGLKPGVPVFDKVIVITDRRNLDAQLRETVGNFEQTAGLVVKIDEKHGAKGEQLAKALSRDTGKIVTVTLHSFPALLDYLQRNPTEIRGSRFAIIVDEAHSSQSGDAATAVRSALRDLGLDSDSDDAGATTVKAPAAATLDEQLKKRAEQRSRAANLSYFAFTATPKAKTLELFGTLQDIDGKATYRPFHTYSMRQAIEEGFILDPLRNYVTYNTYWKLVNQNPDEREVDPSKANGLLARYALTHDSTVAQHATVIVEHFVAHSRGRLGGRAKSMVVTASRQSAVQMARAIKSYIKDRDYDTKYPDLGVLVAFSGSLTVDGEETTEPKENGGLSESALPKAFAYTRADDKAARAGGAGQREYKILVVAEKYQTGFDQPLLTTMYVNKTLTGISAVQTLSRLNRTAERKTQADLAVLDFVNEAEDIQDSFRPYFEEANTLPSDPNLLYTAQSRVMQAPILSGQEMDEFAAAYFAAKEKAAGSQSKWEKLHAELYRLLSPAVARFTPLLESEDEDDQETAEGFRADLNDYVRKYGFLAQIVPYRDAELERLHLYGRYLLNRLPRRADGGVDIGEIDLSHMRVEKTGEYDVSLTSEGPTTMQGFGDGSGGAKEAEKSLLSQLIDKFNERFGTEFTEQDVIRPFEEAKADPKVRAAAVVNDEDNFGLVFDNVFADKMADHIDTIAGMGRQYFGPDKGFKSSLDRSARKAAWRMIRREEGLDDDV; from the coding sequence ATGAGCCCCATCCACACGGAGTCCGCTTTCGGTGATGCCATCGTCGCCGCCATGGTCGAGCGCGGCTGGCGTGAGGCGCGCTCGCAGGACTACCGGGCCGATCTCGGCCTGGACACCAACGAGTTGTTCACCTTCATCGGGGCGACCCAGCCTGACGAGTGGAACGAACTGCTCACCGTCTACGGCGGAGACCCGAACGAGGCGCAGCGCGGGTTCGCCGGTCGCCTCGACCAGGCCATCGCCACCAACGGGCTCTTGGATGTCCTCCGCAACGGCGTCAAGGACCGGGGCGTCCTCCTCCGCGTCGCTTACTTCAAGCCGAACCTCGTCGCCCACGACTCCGTGCTCGACGGCTACCGGGCCAACCGCCTCACCGTCGTCCGTGAACTCGAGTACGCGACGAAGCAGGCCGACTGGGGCAACCGGCTCGACCTCGCCCTCTTCCTCAACGGAATCCCCGTCGCCACGGCCGAGTTGAAGAACCCGCTGACCAAGCAAGGCGTGGAGCAGGCCAAGGAGCAGTACCGCACCGACCGCGATCCCACCGAGCTGATCTTCACGCGCCGGGTCGTCGCGAACTTCGCCGTCGACTCGGACCTGGTCTTCGTCGCCACCCAGCTGAAGGGCGAGAAGACCCGCTTCCTACCGTTCAACACCGGTTCCAACGGCCCCGGTCAGCCGGGCGGCGCAGGCAACCCGGCCCCCACCGCCTACGGCACGTACGCGACCTCCTACCTCTGGGAACAGGTCTGGCAGCCGGACAACTGGCTGGACCTGCTGCAGCGGTTCGTGCACCTGCACAAGAGCAAGACGCCCGGCGGCGGCACGACGAAGACGATGGTCTTCCCCCGGTTCCAGCAGTGGGACGCGGTCAAGAAGCTCACCGCGCACGCCGCGACGCACGGCGCGGGACACGACTACCTGGTCATGGCCTCGGCCGGCTCGGGCAAGTCGAACACCATCGGCTGGCTCGCGCACCGCCTCAGCGACCTGCACACCCCCACCGGCCCGTCGGAGCTCGACGCCGAGGCCGTGGCCAAGGGCCTCAAGCCGGGCGTGCCGGTCTTCGACAAGGTCATCGTCATCACCGACCGCCGCAACCTGGACGCCCAACTCCGGGAAACCGTAGGGAACTTCGAGCAGACCGCGGGTCTCGTCGTGAAGATCGACGAGAAGCACGGGGCGAAGGGTGAGCAGCTCGCCAAGGCCCTCTCCCGCGACACAGGGAAGATCGTCACCGTCACCCTGCACTCCTTCCCGGCGCTGCTCGACTACCTCCAGCGCAACCCCACCGAGATCCGGGGCAGCCGCTTCGCGATCATCGTGGACGAGGCACACTCCTCGCAGTCCGGCGACGCCGCCACCGCCGTACGGTCTGCCCTGCGGGACCTCGGCCTGGACTCCGACTCGGACGACGCGGGCGCGACCACGGTCAAGGCCCCGGCCGCCGCCACCCTTGACGAGCAGCTCAAGAAGCGGGCCGAGCAGCGTTCCCGCGCCGCGAACCTCTCCTACTTCGCTTTCACCGCCACGCCGAAGGCCAAGACCCTCGAACTCTTTGGCACGTTGCAGGACATCGACGGCAAGGCGACCTACCGGCCCTTCCACACGTACTCCATGCGGCAGGCGATCGAGGAGGGCTTCATCCTCGACCCGCTGCGCAACTACGTCACGTACAACACGTACTGGAAGCTGGTGAACCAGAACCCCGACGAGCGGGAGGTCGACCCGTCGAAGGCGAACGGCTTGCTCGCCCGGTACGCGCTGACCCATGACTCGACGGTCGCCCAGCACGCCACGGTGATCGTGGAGCACTTCGTGGCGCACAGCCGGGGCCGTCTCGGCGGGCGGGCCAAGTCGATGGTGGTGACCGCCTCGCGGCAGTCCGCCGTACAGATGGCGCGCGCCATCAAGAGCTACATCAAGGACCGGGACTACGACACCAAGTACCCCGACCTGGGCGTCCTCGTCGCCTTCTCCGGCTCGCTCACCGTCGACGGCGAGGAGACCACCGAACCGAAGGAGAACGGCGGGCTGTCGGAGAGCGCACTGCCGAAGGCGTTCGCGTACACGCGTGCCGACGACAAGGCCGCCCGCGCCGGCGGGGCGGGACAGCGCGAGTACAAGATCCTGGTCGTCGCGGAGAAGTACCAGACCGGGTTCGACCAACCGCTGCTGACGACGATGTACGTCAACAAGACGCTGACCGGCATCTCCGCCGTGCAGACGCTGTCCCGGCTGAACCGGACCGCCGAACGCAAGACCCAGGCCGACCTGGCGGTCCTGGACTTCGTCAACGAGGCCGAGGACATACAGGATTCCTTCCGCCCGTACTTCGAGGAGGCGAACACCCTCCCGTCCGACCCCAACCTGCTCTACACCGCGCAGAGCCGGGTCATGCAGGCGCCGATTCTGTCCGGGCAGGAGATGGACGAGTTCGCCGCCGCGTACTTCGCAGCCAAGGAGAAGGCGGCAGGCTCGCAGTCCAAGTGGGAGAAGCTGCACGCCGAGCTGTACCGGCTGCTGTCCCCCGCCGTCGCCCGTTTCACGCCCTTGCTCGAAAGCGAGGACGAGGACGACCAGGAGACGGCGGAGGGCTTCCGCGCCGACCTCAACGACTACGTCAGGAAGTACGGCTTCCTCGCGCAGATCGTCCCCTACCGGGACGCCGAGCTGGAGCGGCTCCACCTCTACGGCCGCTACCTCCTCAACCGGCTGCCGCGCCGCGCGGACGGCGGCGTGGACATAGGCGAGATCGACCTCAGCCACATGCGGGTGGAGAAGACCGGCGAGTACGACGTCTCCCTCACCTCCGAGGGGCCGACGACGATGCAGGGCTTCGGCGACGGCTCGGGCGGCGCGAAAGAAGCGGAGAAGTCGCTGCTCTCGCAGTTGATCGACAAGTTCAACGAACGCTTCGGCACCGAGTTCACCGAGCAGGACGTCATCCGCCCGTTCGAGGAGGCCAAGGCCGACCCGAAGGTGCGGGCGGCGGCCGTCGTCAATGACGAGGACAACTTCGGCCTCGTCTTCGACAACGTCTTCGCGGACAAGATGGCCGACCACATCGACACCATCGCGGGCATGGGCCGCCAGTACTTCGGCCCGGACAAGGGCTTCAAGTCCAGCCTGGACCGCAGCGCCCGCAAGGCCGCGTGGCGGATGATCCGCCGCGAGGAGGGCCTGGACGACGACGTCTGA
- a CDS encoding N-6 DNA methylase, which produces MNSSKHTELANHAWSVADLLRGDYKQSDYGKVILPFTVLRRLECVLEPTRDKVVETVTRFAGQDIDTDRFLRKASGHAFYNKSELTLKKIAADPQNAAKNLQIYVGAFSDNAREVLDKYEFNQQVRKLDGANLLYQVIGKFTDLDLHPDVVPNHNMGYIFEELIRRFAEQSNETAGEHFTPREVIKLMVNLLVAPDGDALSLPGVVRTVMDPACGTGGMLSAADDRIKALNRDATVEVYGQELNPESWAICRSDLMIKGQDPENIRFGNSFSDDGHARRRFDYILANPPFGVEWKKVKEEVEYEHKSLGDAGRFGAGLPRINDGSLLFLQHMISKMKPVDVNGGGGSRIAIVFNGSPLFTGAAESGESNIRRWILENDWLEAIVALPDQLFYNTGISTYFWILTNRKDADHKGKVVLLDARDQWQKMRKSLGNKRKELGDGTNGRPDHIGDITRLYAEAAQVAKDPEHPLHGKVKLFANEDFGYQRITVERPLKLRFEVTEETLAALAEAKPVAKLERSEEFVAAVRTLLGSSWTTKSEAFIALKDAVVAAGLTWPSGAPFAKAVRETIGVRDPEGEVQKIKGASEPDADLRDYENVPLGEDVEDYLKREVLPHVPDAWIDHTKTKIGYEIPFTRHFYVYKPPRPLREIDAELKSLEAEIQALLGEVTE; this is translated from the coding sequence TTGAACAGCAGCAAGCACACGGAACTGGCGAACCACGCCTGGTCCGTCGCCGATCTCCTGCGCGGCGACTACAAGCAGTCCGACTACGGCAAGGTCATCCTGCCGTTCACCGTGCTGCGACGCCTGGAATGCGTCCTGGAGCCCACACGGGACAAGGTCGTCGAGACGGTGACCCGCTTCGCCGGCCAGGACATCGACACCGACCGCTTCCTGCGGAAGGCCTCGGGCCACGCTTTCTACAACAAGAGCGAGCTCACGCTCAAGAAGATCGCGGCCGACCCGCAGAACGCGGCGAAGAACCTGCAGATCTACGTCGGTGCCTTCTCCGACAACGCCCGCGAGGTCCTCGACAAGTACGAGTTCAACCAGCAGGTCAGGAAGCTCGACGGCGCGAACCTGCTCTACCAGGTCATCGGCAAGTTCACCGACCTCGACCTGCACCCCGATGTCGTGCCCAACCACAACATGGGCTACATCTTCGAGGAGTTGATCCGCCGCTTCGCCGAGCAGTCGAACGAGACCGCGGGTGAGCACTTCACCCCGCGCGAGGTCATCAAGCTGATGGTCAACCTGCTGGTGGCGCCCGACGGGGACGCCCTCAGCCTGCCGGGTGTCGTCCGCACGGTCATGGACCCGGCCTGCGGCACGGGCGGCATGCTCAGCGCCGCCGACGACCGCATCAAGGCCCTCAACCGGGACGCGACGGTCGAGGTGTACGGGCAGGAGCTCAACCCCGAGTCCTGGGCGATCTGCCGCTCCGACCTCATGATCAAGGGCCAGGACCCGGAGAACATCCGCTTCGGCAACTCCTTCTCCGACGACGGCCACGCCCGCCGCAGGTTCGACTACATCCTCGCCAACCCGCCGTTCGGCGTGGAGTGGAAGAAGGTCAAGGAGGAGGTCGAGTACGAGCACAAGTCACTCGGCGACGCCGGCCGCTTCGGCGCGGGCCTGCCACGCATCAACGACGGCTCGCTGCTCTTCCTCCAGCACATGATCTCGAAGATGAAGCCGGTGGACGTGAACGGCGGGGGCGGCTCCCGCATCGCCATCGTCTTCAACGGCTCCCCACTCTTCACGGGCGCGGCCGAGTCCGGCGAGTCCAACATCCGCCGCTGGATCCTGGAGAACGACTGGCTGGAGGCCATCGTCGCCCTCCCGGACCAGCTCTTCTACAACACCGGCATCTCCACGTACTTCTGGATCCTCACCAACCGCAAGGACGCCGACCATAAGGGCAAGGTCGTCCTGCTCGACGCGCGCGACCAGTGGCAGAAGATGCGCAAGTCGCTCGGCAACAAGCGCAAGGAACTCGGCGACGGGACGAACGGCCGCCCCGACCACATCGGCGACATCACCCGACTGTACGCGGAGGCCGCCCAGGTCGCGAAGGACCCCGAGCACCCGCTGCACGGCAAGGTGAAGCTCTTCGCCAACGAGGACTTCGGCTACCAGCGCATCACCGTCGAACGCCCGCTGAAGCTCCGCTTCGAGGTCACGGAGGAGACGTTGGCCGCGCTGGCGGAAGCCAAGCCGGTAGCGAAGCTGGAACGGAGCGAGGAGTTCGTCGCGGCGGTGCGTACGTTGCTCGGCTCGTCCTGGACGACGAAGTCCGAGGCGTTCATCGCGCTCAAGGACGCGGTGGTCGCGGCCGGCCTGACGTGGCCGTCGGGCGCGCCGTTCGCGAAGGCGGTACGGGAGACGATCGGCGTCCGGGACCCGGAGGGCGAGGTCCAGAAGATCAAGGGGGCCTCGGAGCCGGACGCAGACCTGCGGGACTACGAGAACGTCCCGCTTGGCGAGGACGTTGAGGATTACCTCAAGCGCGAGGTGCTGCCGCACGTCCCGGACGCGTGGATCGACCACACCAAGACGAAGATCGGTTACGAGATCCCGTTCACGCGGCACTTCTACGTGTACAAGCCGCCGAGGCCGCTGAGGGAGATCGACGCGGAGCTGAAGTCGCTTGAGGCGGAGATTCAGGCGCTGCTGGGTGAGGTGACCGAGTGA